The following DNA comes from Corynebacterium lizhenjunii.
AACCACAACACAGCTGATAGCGGCCAATAGATAAAATTAAGCACGTGAAATCTTCCTAGGTTGTCTTGGGAACCGGGTCGTAGCCTCCCGGGTGCCAGGGGCCGCATTTGACCAGCCTGACTAATGCCGCGACAGTGCCCTTCCAAGCGCCGTGGACGCAGATGGATTCCAGTGCATATGCACTGCAAGTGGGCTCAAAACGGCAGGTG
Coding sequences within:
- the yidD gene encoding membrane protein insertion efficiency factor YidD; this translates as MEYYNHEGEPIPAPRGGARPLVAAVRFYQKYLSPLKMVSTCRFEPTCSAYALESICVHGAWKGTVAALVRLVKCGPWHPGGYDPVPKTT